One window from the genome of Nitrosospira multiformis encodes:
- the gdhA gene encoding NADP-specific glutamate dehydrogenase, whose protein sequence is MKYQSFQEFCAYIAEHNPGQPEYLQAVAEVMESLWPFITEHPRYAEHGLLDRLIEPERIIIFRVAWVNDHGEVNVNRGYRIQHSSSIGPYKGGTRFHPSVNLSILKFLAFEQTFKNALTTLPMGGGKGGSNFDPKGRSPGEIMRFCQAYMTELFRHIGSDTDVPAGDIGVGGREVGFMAGMMKKLSNRADCVFTGKGLSFGGSLIRPEATGYGTVYFAEEMLKQSGRSLDGLRVSVSGSGNVAQYAVEKAMALGAKVITVSDSSGTVVDEEGFTPEKLSELMACKNLRYDRISSYAECAKAKFIPGVRPWHVPVDVALPCATQNELNEEDAAALIKNGVICVAEGANMPSTAEAVKHFEHNKVLFAPGKASNAGGVATSGLEMSQNAMRLSWPREEVDARLLEIMQAIHRSCLKYGQRKDGSISYVDGANVAGFVKVADAMIGQGVV, encoded by the coding sequence ATGAAATACCAAAGCTTTCAAGAATTCTGCGCCTACATAGCCGAGCACAATCCCGGTCAACCCGAATATCTGCAAGCGGTTGCCGAGGTCATGGAGAGCCTCTGGCCCTTTATCACCGAGCACCCTCGTTATGCCGAACACGGTCTTCTGGATCGCCTAATCGAGCCGGAGCGAATAATCATTTTCCGGGTTGCCTGGGTAAATGATCACGGAGAGGTGAATGTCAACCGCGGTTACAGAATACAGCACAGTTCCTCCATTGGCCCTTACAAGGGAGGCACGCGCTTTCATCCCTCGGTAAATCTCTCCATCCTCAAATTTCTGGCGTTCGAACAGACTTTCAAGAACGCGCTGACCACGCTGCCGATGGGTGGCGGCAAGGGGGGTTCCAATTTTGACCCCAAAGGTCGAAGCCCGGGCGAGATCATGCGTTTCTGTCAGGCTTATATGACCGAATTGTTTCGTCATATCGGCTCCGACACGGATGTGCCGGCCGGCGATATCGGGGTTGGCGGGCGGGAAGTTGGCTTCATGGCAGGCATGATGAAAAAGCTGTCCAACCGCGCCGACTGTGTTTTTACGGGCAAGGGTCTAAGTTTCGGCGGATCTCTGATACGCCCGGAAGCCACCGGTTACGGCACCGTATATTTTGCTGAAGAAATGCTCAAGCAATCCGGCCGCTCGCTTGACGGTTTACGGGTTTCCGTCTCGGGCTCGGGGAACGTCGCACAATATGCCGTGGAGAAAGCAATGGCGCTCGGCGCCAAAGTAATCACTGTATCCGACTCCAGCGGCACCGTGGTTGATGAAGAAGGTTTCACCCCTGAAAAGCTAAGTGAGCTGATGGCATGCAAAAATCTTCGCTATGATCGAATCAGCAGTTACGCCGAATGCGCGAAAGCCAAATTTATTCCTGGCGTGCGCCCGTGGCATGTGCCGGTGGACGTCGCTTTGCCATGCGCCACACAGAATGAACTGAATGAGGAAGATGCTGCGGCTCTGATCAAGAATGGCGTAATCTGCGTCGCCGAGGGCGCCAATATGCCCTCCACGGCGGAGGCTGTGAAACACTTTGAGCACAATAAGGTGCTATTCGCCCCCGGTAAGGCCAGTAATGCGGGCGGAGTGGCGACCTCCGGCCTGGAAATGAGCCAGAATGCGATGCGTCTTTCCTGGCCGCGCGAAGAGGTGGATGCCCGATTGCTCGAAATCATGCAGGCCATTCACCGATCCTGTCTGAAATATGGTCAGCGCAAAGATGGAAGTATCAGTTATGTGGATGGCGCCAATGTGGCTGGCTTCGTCAAAGTGGCCGACGCGATGATCGGTCAGGGAGTGGTCTAA
- a CDS encoding complex I NDUFA9 subunit family protein yields MKINNVCIVGGSGFVGKHIANLLTTREINVRIPTRHRERAKELLVLPTADVVEADVHDDAALDRLLVGMDAVINLAGILHGDFRAVHVELPRKIVAACTRNGITRLLHMSALNAGIDRPSEYLRSKGEGERIVMTSSLTATAFRPSVIFGPGDSSLNLFARLARWLPVLPLASPDAKFQPVFIENVAQAFAASLENPDTTGQSYDLCGPQCYTLRQLVAYAAHITGHNPAIIGLSDSLSYLQALMMEFLPGKLMTRDNYYSMKMDSVCGPDHSNLAEVWGIRPTALEEVAPLYLANHMPRERYDRFRHRAGR; encoded by the coding sequence ATGAAAATCAATAATGTATGCATTGTTGGCGGCAGTGGATTTGTCGGCAAGCACATCGCAAACCTGCTGACGACACGGGAAATCAACGTACGTATCCCCACTCGCCACCGCGAACGCGCCAAAGAACTGCTGGTGCTGCCGACAGCGGATGTCGTGGAAGCCGACGTGCACGACGACGCCGCGCTTGATCGCCTGCTGGTGGGCATGGATGCGGTGATCAATCTGGCCGGCATTCTGCATGGTGACTTTAGAGCCGTGCACGTGGAACTGCCGCGAAAAATCGTGGCTGCATGTACGCGTAATGGAATAACACGGTTATTGCATATGAGCGCGCTTAACGCGGGCATTGATCGCCCCAGCGAATATCTGCGCTCCAAGGGGGAAGGCGAACGGATCGTGATGACGTCCAGCTTGACGGCCACTGCTTTCAGGCCATCGGTCATCTTCGGACCCGGGGATTCTTCTCTCAATCTATTTGCCAGGCTGGCACGGTGGCTGCCGGTATTGCCGCTGGCATCGCCCGACGCAAAATTCCAGCCGGTGTTTATCGAGAACGTGGCGCAGGCCTTCGCGGCCAGCCTGGAGAATCCCGATACCACTGGTCAGAGTTACGATCTGTGTGGCCCCCAATGCTACACCCTGCGGCAATTGGTAGCGTATGCAGCGCATATAACGGGACATAACCCGGCCATTATCGGTCTTAGTGACAGTCTCTCCTATCTGCAGGCATTGATGATGGAGTTTCTGCCCGGCAAGCTCATGACCCGCGACAATTATTATTCGATGAAAATGGATAGCGTATGCGGTCCTGATCATAGTAATCTCGCGGAAGTCTGGGGTATCCGGCCCACCGCACTGGAAGAGGTGGCACCGCTGTACTTGGCAAACCATATGCCGCGTGAGCGGTACGATCGCTTCCGCCATCGGGCGGGACGATAA
- a CDS encoding DsbC family protein — translation MRLKLTFPALLLCILSGAALADEATVKKEVGTHFPGEKIESVKKTPYFGLYEVVVGGEILYTDEKATYFFFGHVVDPQTRQSLTSERLQQIKDARRISIDSLPLDHAIKTVKGNGKRRLAVFSDPNCPYCKRLEKELTKITDVTIYTLLYPILNGSLPTATSIWCSTNRLKAWDDFMLRDIAPTGKNCETPLETLVQAGKKNGINGTPTLIFADGSIIPGMITADTIEKKLSGGAAAK, via the coding sequence ATGCGCTTGAAGCTCACTTTTCCCGCCTTATTGCTATGCATCCTTTCTGGCGCGGCTCTGGCCGATGAAGCCACCGTAAAAAAGGAGGTTGGGACACATTTTCCCGGTGAGAAAATTGAAAGCGTTAAAAAAACCCCCTATTTCGGATTATATGAAGTTGTGGTTGGGGGTGAAATACTCTATACCGACGAAAAAGCGACCTACTTCTTTTTTGGTCATGTGGTTGATCCCCAAACCAGGCAGAGTCTGACCAGCGAACGCTTGCAGCAGATAAAGGATGCCCGGCGGATAAGTATTGATTCCCTCCCGCTCGATCATGCGATTAAAACGGTCAAGGGCAACGGAAAACGCAGACTGGCAGTTTTTTCCGATCCGAATTGCCCTTATTGCAAGCGTTTGGAAAAGGAATTGACCAAGATCACCGATGTGACCATTTATACCCTGCTCTACCCCATACTTAATGGTTCATTACCCACTGCCACTTCGATATGGTGTTCCACTAACCGCCTCAAGGCATGGGATGACTTCATGCTGAGAGATATCGCTCCAACCGGAAAAAATTGTGAAACGCCCCTTGAGACACTTGTTCAAGCGGGTAAGAAAAACGGTATCAATGGTACCCCGACGTTGATCTTTGCCGATGGCTCGATCATACCCGGAATGATAACTGCTGATACGATAGAAAAGAAATTAAGCGGGGGAGCCGCCGCAAAATAA
- a CDS encoding BON domain-containing protein — protein sequence MKTIKFLATVFMIGAFLTPIASFSADKDSDSSVGEYVKDSVITSKIKTKLATEKDLSSMHISVDTDKNGVVVLGGTTKSQAEKDKAHSVAHSVEGVTKVVNQIKIKKE from the coding sequence ATGAAAACAATTAAATTTCTGGCAACTGTGTTTATGATTGGCGCATTTCTGACGCCTATTGCAAGCTTCTCCGCAGATAAAGATTCAGATTCCAGTGTGGGCGAATATGTTAAGGATTCGGTAATCACCAGCAAGATCAAAACCAAGCTTGCGACCGAAAAGGATCTCAGCTCGATGCATATCTCGGTTGATACCGATAAGAATGGTGTAGTGGTCTTGGGCGGCACAACCAAAAGTCAGGCTGAAAAGGATAAAGCGCATTCGGTCGCGCACTCTGTCGAAGGGGTTACGAAGGTCGTGAATCAAATAAAGATTAAGAAAGAGTAG
- a CDS encoding NAD-dependent succinate-semialdehyde dehydrogenase encodes MPYISLNPATNKTLKTYTSWDSHHLASILEQAYNAQQRSLHTTFAERAEHMNRAAMLLHERVNEYAGLMAVEMGKPLREGRAEVEKCALACDYYAVHAEHFMQAEIVRTDAGKSYVSYDPIGVVLGVMPWNFPFFQVIRFAAPALMAGNACVLKHASNVPQCALALEQLFLDAGFSPHLFAALMIESADVAEVVASHYVHAVTLTGSEAAGRAVASHAGQHLKKCVLELGGSDAFIILKDADLEQAASIAVRSRFQNCGQSCIAAKRIIPVAEIADEFLSLFIKKTEDLRMGDPLDEATQMGPMARLDLRQALHEQVTDSIAQGAHAVLGCEPISGEGAFYPPSILEGVTAKTRAYHEELFGPVAAVIRAADEEEAVHIANDTRFGLGSSVWSRDTEYAEKIARQIQAGCTFINGMVRSDPRLPFGGTKASGFGRELSYHGIREFANIKTVWIR; translated from the coding sequence ATGCCGTATATCAGCCTGAACCCCGCGACCAATAAAACCTTGAAAACTTATACCAGCTGGGATAGCCATCATCTCGCGTCAATTCTGGAGCAGGCGTACAACGCTCAGCAACGCTCATTGCACACCACATTTGCTGAACGGGCGGAGCATATGAACCGCGCCGCCATGCTGCTACACGAGCGGGTTAACGAATATGCCGGGCTGATGGCGGTCGAAATGGGGAAGCCGCTGCGTGAGGGTCGCGCGGAAGTGGAAAAATGTGCGCTTGCCTGTGATTATTATGCAGTGCATGCCGAACATTTCATGCAAGCCGAGATAGTCCGGACGGATGCGGGCAAGAGTTATGTTTCTTATGATCCAATCGGCGTCGTCCTGGGCGTGATGCCCTGGAACTTCCCGTTCTTTCAGGTCATCCGCTTTGCGGCGCCCGCGCTGATGGCGGGTAACGCCTGTGTCCTGAAACACGCCTCCAACGTACCGCAATGCGCATTGGCGCTGGAGCAATTGTTTCTTGACGCGGGATTTTCTCCCCACCTCTTTGCCGCGCTCATGATCGAGTCCGCCGATGTGGCTGAAGTCGTCGCCAGCCATTACGTTCATGCGGTGACACTCACAGGTTCGGAGGCTGCCGGGCGTGCAGTTGCCTCGCATGCGGGCCAGCATTTGAAGAAATGTGTATTGGAGCTGGGCGGATCGGATGCGTTCATTATATTGAAGGATGCGGATCTGGAACAGGCCGCCAGTATTGCGGTCAGGTCGCGCTTTCAGAACTGCGGTCAATCGTGCATTGCAGCCAAGCGCATTATTCCCGTTGCGGAAATCGCTGACGAGTTTTTATCGCTGTTCATCAAGAAAACGGAAGACTTGAGAATGGGTGATCCACTGGACGAAGCAACCCAAATGGGTCCAATGGCGCGGCTTGATTTGCGGCAGGCGCTGCATGAGCAGGTAACCGATTCGATCGCGCAAGGTGCACATGCGGTTCTCGGATGCGAGCCGATATCGGGAGAGGGGGCATTCTACCCGCCATCGATACTGGAAGGGGTAACGGCGAAAACCCGGGCGTATCACGAAGAATTGTTTGGGCCGGTGGCTGCGGTGATACGCGCCGCTGATGAAGAAGAGGCCGTTCACATTGCCAACGATACCCGTTTCGGTCTTGGTTCCAGCGTCTGGAGCCGTGATACCGAATATGCGGAGAAAATCGCGCGGCAAATTCAGGCCGGTTGCACCTTTATCAATGGCATGGTTCGATCCGATCCGCGCCTACCCTTTGGTGGAACGAAGGCTTCCGGTTTTGGCAGGGAACTGTCGTACCATGGCATTCGAGAGTTTGCTAATATTAAAACGGTCTGGATACGGTAA
- a CDS encoding UbiH/UbiF family hydroxylase, with protein sequence MKFDVVIVGGGLVGASLALALKDSGLKIALVESRLPTPLPADDSWDSRVYAISPGSAKFLQAFGVWQALDEDRITPVYKMAVFGDDSAARLDFSAYDIGLTELAFIVENRQLQTAVWNALKRQKKHVKIFCPAECASITWNESHADLHLADGNVLQAALIVGADGLNSWVREQAEIGVVRHSYQQIGVVANFNAEQNHRNVAHQWFRRDGVLALLPLPETLVSMVWSANEERARALLDLSETELCHQVTQASCRALGELQLVTRPAAFPLNFVHVKKLVQPRLALIGDAAHGIHPLAGQGVNLGLRDARELAATIIARGLESDCGDYLLLRRYERARKEDILAMELATDGLQKLFNNTNPTLVRWRNLGLEITNRLPLLKDRLIQHALS encoded by the coding sequence ATGAAATTCGATGTCGTGATTGTTGGCGGCGGACTGGTTGGGGCAAGCTTGGCGCTTGCACTCAAGGATAGCGGTCTCAAAATCGCATTGGTGGAGTCGCGTCTGCCAACTCCTCTTCCCGCTGACGACAGCTGGGACAGCAGAGTTTATGCAATCAGTCCTGGGAGCGCCAAATTTCTGCAAGCCTTTGGCGTGTGGCAAGCGCTCGACGAGGATCGGATTACGCCGGTTTATAAAATGGCGGTATTCGGCGATGATAGCGCCGCACGCCTTGATTTCAGCGCCTACGATATCGGATTGACGGAACTGGCTTTCATTGTGGAAAATCGCCAGCTCCAGACCGCTGTGTGGAATGCGCTTAAGCGCCAGAAAAAACATGTCAAGATATTCTGCCCCGCAGAGTGTGCTTCGATAACCTGGAACGAGTCTCACGCCGATTTACATCTGGCGGATGGCAATGTCCTGCAAGCGGCATTGATTGTGGGTGCGGATGGCCTGAATTCCTGGGTGCGGGAACAGGCGGAGATCGGGGTCGTGCGGCATTCCTATCAACAGATAGGGGTAGTGGCCAATTTCAACGCGGAACAAAACCACCGTAATGTCGCTCACCAATGGTTCCGGCGGGATGGCGTGCTGGCACTACTGCCATTGCCGGAGACGCTGGTATCCATGGTATGGTCGGCAAATGAGGAGCGGGCTCGCGCGTTGCTCGATTTATCCGAAACGGAATTGTGTCACCAGGTTACCCAGGCTTCCTGCCGTGCATTAGGTGAGCTGCAGCTTGTTACGCGGCCCGCCGCTTTTCCGCTGAATTTCGTGCACGTAAAGAAACTGGTACAGCCGCGTCTTGCCCTCATCGGCGATGCCGCCCACGGCATCCATCCTCTTGCCGGGCAAGGTGTTAATCTGGGGTTGCGTGATGCGCGCGAACTGGCCGCAACGATCATTGCACGCGGGCTGGAATCAGATTGCGGCGATTATTTGCTGCTGCGCCGCTATGAGCGTGCACGCAAGGAAGACATTCTGGCAATGGAACTTGCCACCGATGGACTGCAGAAATTATTCAACAACACTAACCCGACGCTGGTTCGTTGGCGTAACCTGGGACTGGAAATCACCAATCGCTTACCCCTGCTGAAAGACCGATTGATACAGCATGCGTTGAGTTGA
- a CDS encoding lytic transglycosylase domain-containing protein produces MKKFFARTASAAGLFFALYAGSLAASPDDDFIAMRQAFQVGDSVRVALYAQRFQGHVLEPYAAYYELRPQLENINMSADTIKKFLTRYQDSPLSDRLQGEWLKALGKTQQWELFVEAYPGGINGDTELTCYSLQQRLGANDDNAFNAARPLWFNGRDLPASCTPVFEILLSAGTLTSDDVWTRLRLALETGNVSVAKRINQYLPSNQALSERKLTAATDNPLRYLEKHRNEIKTRADREIALFAMLRLLRSGPDQAYVYWTRIRGQFNEKDRSYFMVQLADQAARRLNPRALGWFREAASTSSAPVPLSDAQLGWKTRAALRVGDWGLVLETIEAMSDTEKETGVWRYWKARALKAQGKTVEANAILAPLSAEHNFYGQLAEEDLGVVMSALTEPYKATREEITVIERSPGIQRALALYRMNLRIEAIREWAWAIRDLDDRQLLAAAEVARRNGLYDRAIHTADRTRLQHDFSLRFPAPHREAMRDALKQQELDEAWVYGLIRQESRFVSDARSSAGAMGLMQLMPGTAKWVAKKMGMQKYHKTLVTDINTNLMLGTYYLKHVLTLFDNQSLMASAAYNAGPGRARQWRDEKPLEGAIYAETIPFNETRDYVKKVMSNSMYYASTFGHQMRTLTQRLGIVPPKSNGVNVSEEEENKPDENQ; encoded by the coding sequence ATGAAAAAGTTTTTTGCGAGAACAGCGAGCGCAGCGGGATTATTCTTTGCGCTCTACGCAGGGTCCCTCGCGGCCAGCCCGGACGATGATTTCATCGCCATGAGGCAGGCATTTCAGGTGGGAGACTCCGTCCGCGTAGCCTTGTACGCCCAGCGGTTTCAAGGACATGTGCTGGAACCATACGCCGCTTACTACGAGCTCCGTCCCCAGTTGGAAAATATCAATATGAGTGCGGATACCATTAAAAAGTTTCTTACCCGCTATCAGGACAGCCCACTAAGTGATCGACTGCAGGGTGAATGGCTGAAAGCTTTAGGCAAGACACAGCAATGGGAGCTATTCGTGGAGGCGTATCCCGGGGGGATTAATGGAGATACCGAACTCACCTGCTATTCCCTGCAGCAGCGCCTTGGCGCAAACGATGACAATGCGTTTAACGCGGCGCGCCCGCTATGGTTCAACGGACGCGACCTGCCGGCAAGCTGTACACCGGTATTCGAGATACTTCTTAGCGCGGGAACACTGACATCGGACGATGTGTGGACACGCCTCCGCCTGGCGCTGGAAACAGGCAACGTGAGCGTGGCGAAACGCATCAACCAGTACCTGCCAAGTAATCAGGCACTCAGTGAACGCAAGTTGACCGCCGCCACGGACAATCCCCTACGCTATCTGGAAAAGCATCGGAACGAGATCAAGACTCGCGCCGACCGGGAAATTGCCCTTTTCGCGATGCTGCGCCTGCTTCGCAGCGGCCCTGACCAGGCTTATGTGTATTGGACCCGGATACGCGGACAATTCAACGAGAAGGACCGATCGTACTTCATGGTGCAATTGGCGGATCAGGCTGCGCGCAGACTTAACCCGCGTGCATTGGGCTGGTTCAGGGAAGCTGCCAGTACCAGCAGCGCACCGGTTCCGTTATCGGATGCACAGCTTGGCTGGAAAACCCGCGCGGCGCTGCGCGTTGGAGACTGGGGATTGGTATTGGAGACCATCGAGGCCATGTCGGACACAGAAAAAGAGACAGGGGTATGGCGTTACTGGAAAGCGCGAGCCCTGAAAGCCCAGGGCAAGACAGTAGAAGCCAATGCCATCCTTGCTCCATTAAGTGCCGAGCATAATTTTTATGGTCAACTGGCCGAAGAAGATTTAGGGGTTGTGATGAGTGCGCTTACCGAACCTTATAAAGCCACAAGGGAGGAAATTACCGTTATCGAGCGGTCGCCAGGAATTCAGCGGGCGCTCGCTTTGTATCGCATGAATCTGCGTATCGAGGCCATCCGTGAATGGGCTTGGGCGATACGCGATCTCGACGACCGGCAGCTACTTGCCGCGGCTGAAGTCGCGCGACGTAACGGACTCTATGATCGCGCCATTCATACCGCTGATAGAACCCGGCTACAGCATGATTTCAGCCTGCGCTTCCCCGCCCCTCATCGCGAGGCGATGCGCGACGCCTTGAAGCAGCAGGAGCTTGACGAAGCCTGGGTGTACGGTCTTATCCGCCAGGAAAGCCGCTTTGTTAGCGATGCCAGATCCAGCGCCGGGGCGATGGGCCTGATGCAATTGATGCCGGGTACCGCAAAATGGGTAGCAAAAAAAATGGGGATGCAGAAATATCATAAAACCCTTGTCACCGATATCAATACCAATCTGATGTTGGGTACGTACTATCTCAAGCATGTTCTGACCTTGTTCGACAACCAGTCGCTGATGGCTTCCGCGGCGTACAATGCCGGTCCGGGACGGGCACGGCAATGGCGCGATGAAAAACCGCTGGAAGGCGCCATCTATGCCGAAACTATTCCTTTCAATGAAACCCGCGACTACGTAAAAAAGGTAATGAGCAACTCCATGTACTATGCCAGCACCTTCGGTCATCAGATGAGGACTCTCACGCAACGTCTCGGCATCGTCCCGCCAAAATCGAACGGCGTAAATGTTTCCGAAGAGGAAGAAAATAAGCCAGATGAAAATCAATAA
- a CDS encoding multifunctional CCA addition/repair protein: MKIYLVGGSVRDEILGLPVTDHDYVVVGSSPDEMVRLGYRPVGKDFPVFLHPQSQEQYALARTERKVSRGYKGFEVYASPEVTLREDLARRDLTINAIAEDQDGNIIDPFDGVADLEAGVLRHISPAFTEDPVRILRTARFAARFGFHIAPETLALMNEMVHNGEVDALVPERVWQEFARGLMEHKPSRMFYALRACSALTRIMPEVDALFGVPQPAQHHPEIDTGVHVMMVIDHAASKDYSLPVRFASLTHDLGKGTTPPEEWPRHIGHEARSVKLVRDLSERIRTPNDARDLALLVARYHGDVHRAAELRPATIANMLQGVDAYRKPERFEEFLQACSCDFHGRPGYAEKPYPQAERLREAFYAARSVDAGAIAAELAGSVADSTRLPAAINTKVSEARINEIKARLA; the protein is encoded by the coding sequence ATGAAAATCTACCTGGTTGGCGGCTCTGTACGCGACGAGATTCTGGGCCTGCCGGTGACCGACCACGATTACGTCGTTGTGGGATCTTCGCCGGACGAGATGGTACGGCTTGGCTATCGCCCGGTAGGAAAGGACTTCCCCGTTTTTCTTCATCCCCAAAGCCAGGAGCAATACGCGCTCGCCCGTACCGAGCGTAAGGTGTCGCGCGGTTACAAGGGCTTTGAAGTTTACGCCTCCCCCGAAGTCACGTTGCGAGAGGATCTGGCACGGCGCGACCTCACCATCAACGCCATCGCCGAGGATCAGGATGGCAATATCATTGACCCATTTGACGGCGTGGCCGATCTCGAAGCCGGGGTGCTGCGCCATATCAGTCCGGCATTCACCGAAGATCCGGTGCGAATACTGCGAACAGCGCGCTTTGCCGCGCGCTTCGGCTTTCATATTGCGCCGGAGACCCTTGCCCTGATGAACGAGATGGTGCACAACGGTGAGGTGGATGCACTGGTGCCGGAACGCGTGTGGCAGGAGTTTGCTCGCGGGTTGATGGAACACAAGCCTTCGCGCATGTTTTATGCGCTCCGCGCATGTAGCGCACTAACCCGCATCATGCCCGAGGTGGATGCGTTGTTCGGCGTACCCCAGCCGGCGCAACATCATCCCGAAATTGATACCGGGGTGCATGTAATGATGGTGATCGATCACGCCGCATCAAAGGATTATTCCCTGCCGGTACGCTTTGCTTCGCTAACCCACGATCTCGGCAAAGGCACCACGCCGCCCGAGGAATGGCCGCGCCATATCGGCCACGAAGCCCGCAGCGTGAAGCTGGTGAGGGACTTAAGCGAACGCATCCGGACTCCCAATGATGCGCGTGATCTGGCATTGCTTGTCGCACGCTACCATGGCGACGTCCACCGCGCGGCGGAACTGCGTCCCGCAACCATTGCGAACATGCTGCAAGGCGTGGACGCCTATCGCAAGCCGGAACGCTTCGAAGAATTTCTGCAAGCCTGTTCGTGCGACTTTCATGGCCGGCCCGGTTATGCCGAAAAGCCTTACCCCCAGGCTGAACGGTTGCGCGAAGCGTTCTATGCGGCCAGAAGTGTGGATGCAGGTGCAATTGCCGCAGAATTAGCCGGGTCCGTTGCTGACTCTACCCGCTTACCGGCTGCAATCAATACGAAGGTTAGCGAAGCGCGCATCAACGAAATCAAGGCACGACTGGCTTAA
- the mltA gene encoding murein transglycosylase A, protein MKNQLSFLVIASLLLLNACTTMRTSVPVVPEKPAAFTVPPASLPMTVLKPTDWNALTGWTDDDILPALDAFLRSCAVLKNQPLWQETCSQADTMRGQDSAALRQFFESRFVPHQVLNADGSGDGLITGYYEPLLKGSRKQSKRYRFPLYTTPDELLVIDLGEVYPELKNMRLRGRLQGRKVVPYYSRAEIERNPASLQGKELLWVDDAIDLFFLQIQGSGRVALENGEIVRVGYSDQNGHPYKSVGRLLVERGELPLEKASMQGIKAWGQKNPARLNELLYQNSSFVFFRELPAGVPGPLGSLGVPLTAGRSLAIDPRAVPQGAPVFLATTWPNTDKQLHRLMVAQDTGGAIKGNVRADFFWGFGPEAGDQAGKMRQSGRMWVLMPTGYVPQVQTR, encoded by the coding sequence ATGAAAAACCAATTAAGTTTTCTTGTCATCGCTTCGTTGCTGCTACTCAATGCCTGTACGACCATGCGCACGAGCGTTCCCGTTGTTCCGGAAAAACCAGCAGCGTTCACGGTTCCGCCGGCCTCGCTTCCCATGACCGTGCTCAAACCCACTGACTGGAATGCGCTGACGGGCTGGACGGATGACGATATTCTACCCGCATTGGATGCATTCCTTCGAAGCTGCGCCGTCCTGAAAAATCAGCCGCTATGGCAGGAAACCTGCTCTCAGGCTGATACCATGCGGGGGCAGGATAGCGCCGCGCTACGGCAATTCTTCGAGAGCCGTTTTGTGCCACACCAGGTATTGAATGCCGATGGCAGCGGTGACGGCTTGATCACCGGCTATTATGAACCCTTGTTGAAAGGCAGTCGCAAGCAGTCGAAGCGTTACCGTTTTCCACTTTATACCACGCCCGATGAGCTTCTCGTGATTGATTTAGGCGAGGTTTATCCCGAGCTCAAGAATATGCGGTTGCGCGGACGTTTGCAAGGACGTAAGGTGGTACCGTATTACAGCCGCGCCGAAATAGAGAGAAACCCGGCGTCATTGCAGGGAAAGGAGCTTTTGTGGGTGGATGATGCGATTGATTTATTCTTCCTGCAGATTCAGGGCTCGGGCCGGGTTGCGCTTGAGAATGGCGAGATCGTGCGTGTTGGTTATTCCGATCAAAATGGTCATCCCTACAAATCCGTTGGACGGTTGCTGGTGGAGCGCGGGGAATTGCCCCTGGAAAAAGCTTCCATGCAGGGGATCAAGGCATGGGGCCAGAAAAATCCGGCCAGATTGAATGAGTTGTTATATCAGAATTCGAGCTTTGTTTTTTTCCGGGAACTACCTGCGGGGGTGCCGGGACCCTTGGGTTCGCTCGGCGTACCCCTGACCGCGGGCAGGAGTCTCGCCATCGATCCTCGCGCAGTACCCCAGGGAGCGCCGGTGTTTCTTGCCACGACCTGGCCAAATACCGACAAACAGCTTCATCGGTTGATGGTGGCGCAGGACACGGGTGGCGCCATCAAGGGAAACGTACGTGCCGATTTCTTCTGGGGCTTTGGTCCGGAGGCCGGAGATCAGGCGGGGAAGATGAGACAGAGCGGCAGAATGTGGGTATTAATGCCCACCGGTTATGTCCCGCAAGTCCAGACACGTTAA